A window from Mya arenaria isolate MELC-2E11 chromosome 9, ASM2691426v1 encodes these proteins:
- the LOC128203579 gene encoding QRFP-like peptide receptor, protein MNNTTEIAGTDSYVAELMLIDRVPVWCRHFLTTFLAVAFLLGIPGNCLIVKVHYNLKKRSVTDWMVFYLAVSDLCSLSICAPSFIMTNVGVWNMIMPSWMCKIHFTTANMAFLSSNILIAFTALARVRKTLGKEDLISSKQACYFGIGIIIGSLCFSSIAFILTGNNVNGHCYFIPEMKKLQMYVYIIYVVIALICSVITFVSYGKIVVSLRNWRRIGPGEGNVNNAFNRNYLRSVRSSKIMGVVSFVFVISAVIPGTSLSILMGMNLQINLYLTNILIFFFSRIYFINNFANPLLYICMSSSFRRNMFSCT, encoded by the coding sequence ATGAACAACACGACCGAAATCGCCGGGACAGATTCGTATGTCGCCGAACTGATGCTTATAGACCGCGTTCCCGTCTGGTGTCGACATTTCTTGACGACTTTTCTTGCTGTTGCATTTCTACTTGGCATACCTGGAAACTGTTTgattgtaaaggtccactacaACCTTAAGAAAAGATCAGTCACAGACTGGATGGTATTCTATTTAGCGGTCTCTGACTTGTGTTCGCTATCAATATGTGCGCCCTCGTTCATCATGACAAATGTTGGCGTATGGAATATGATCATGCCTTCCTGGATGTGCAAAATCCATTTCACTACCGCGAACATGGCGTTCCTCTCTTCGAATATCCTGATCGCATTTACAGCACTTGCAAGGGTGAGAAAAACTCTAGGAAAAGAAGATTTGATATCATCAAAACAAGCATGCTATTTTGGAATAGGCATTATTATCGGGTCTCTTTGCTTTTCTTCAATTGCCTTTATCCTTACTGGGAACAATGTTAATGGTCATTGCTATTTTATACCTGAAATGAAAAAACTCCAAATGTAcgtttatatcatatatgttgTCATAGCGCTTATATGCAGTGTTATAACATTTGTCAGTTATGGTAAAATTGTTGTTTCTCTAAGAAATTGGAGACGAATTGGACCAGGTGAGGGAAACGTAAACAACGCCTTTAACAGAAATTATCTCCGTTCAGTGCGAAGTAGTAAAATAATGGGAGTTGTTTCTTTTGTGTTTGTCATCTCTGCTGTTATCCCTGGTACCTCTCTATCCATTCTAATGGGAATGAATTTGCAAATCAATTTGTACCTTACGAAtattctcatattttttttctctaggatatatttcatcaacaattttGCTAACCCTTTATTATATATCTGTATGTCCTCATCTTTCAGGAGAAACATGTTTTCATGTACGTGA